A window of Bactrocera dorsalis isolate Fly_Bdor chromosome 4, ASM2337382v1, whole genome shotgun sequence genomic DNA:
GCACTGTTAAAACTACTCGAAACTTTTGACATCGCCGGCAGTGCGTTATACTTTGTCGTTCTTTTGGCATTTATTGCTTCTATGACGATCAACTTTGCAACCCTAAGTTGGGAGAAGTTGGTTTGAAAATTATAAGTCGACAAAGTGTAATTATTGAGGCTTACTCTAATAGctaaatatacatttacatgtaaatataacaaatatgcTTTAATACATAGTCAAGATCAGTGCAATAGCCATGTTTTCGAATACATTTGTATGTTACTAAAGATAATTTTTgtgaatatagaaaatattttccgtCTCAATGGAATTTATCAGcagtaaagaaatttaaagtttttttttgtatcaaaCGTTTAAAGGGTACTGTTGCATAATTACAACAATTACAATTGTTGTGAATGTGAAGTACACAAACTTTAGGATTTCCTCAACAGACTAGGGTTATTGGCGTGATAGAAAGACTAAGTCGTGAAAAAAGAAGAACACCATCAAACCAGCCAGCTAGTTATGGTTTCCGAAACTCCATtacttatacttttatttttgcgCATGCGCCTGCATGTTAACTTTTCTATGtacaaataatttacataaaaagttCTTATTAAACTACTTAAattacaaacaataaataatcgACTTATTTCAACTTAAAAATCTATCCGAGCCTTTTTCGTGCAAACTTCATCGGTCCAAAATGCATTTATATCTTCATAGACTTGTGTACGTCTAACGGTGGGCTTTGAGTGTATACGTTCACATAGCTCACAATATGGTAGCATTTGGAGGCCGCCGTCATTAGCTTCGACTCTGTAATAGCGACGCCACCAAAAGTACTTGACATACTCGTAGGGATGCTCACTCAAGTAGTTGAGGTATGCGGCCAGTGATGAGGCGTTTTTGAAGTCCTGCGCATCAATGTATGAGTGCGGTGGCGCGAAACGCGTGTAATTTGCACCACCGTAGACCACGGGCACAATGTGTCGCTGCAGCGCGTTAAAAAACTTTTCCGTCACGTAATCCTTGCAAAGGGAATTCTCAAAACTCAAATAGAATTTGTAATCTTTGTCGAGCAACTCATCGCAACTGCTGTTGAAGCGTTCGCATCTGTAGGAagagaaaaaagtgaaattattttaataaaaacaatataatagttagaaataaattgttgttgaaGCCCAGTTAAAGTCTTAAGACCGATTTTGGTCTCAGGAGATGGATGGtcccaggagatggtgaacccgattccctaatcgatgacCATAGAGCAGAGGATCCATTCCCGGCCATGAAAAAATGTAAGTACCAATTACCCGTCTGCAGATCTACAAAGCAGCgtgggccgatggattgccggccgagctattcaaacacggcggcgaagaactgataaggagcatgcatcagtcTCTTTGTggaatatggtcagacgaaggCATGGTCaaagattggaatttaagtatgttcTGTGCAATCCACATAAAGGGAAacccataatctgcgccaattaccgtggaATAATTCTAcccaacatcgcatataaggttttatcgagcgtgttgtgtgaaagattaaagcccactgtcaacaaactgattgaaccttatcagtgtggctttagacctggcaaatcaacaaccgaccagatattcatcatacGCAAAATCTTGAAAATGATCCGTGATAAcggaatcgacacacaccacctcttcgttggtgttaaagctgcttttaacagcacgaaaaggagctgcttttatcctgggatgtctgaatttggtgtccccgcaaaactaatacggctgtgaaaactgacgttgagcaataccaaaagctctgtcaggatcggaAGGACCtgtccgagccgttcgatatcaaacgaggtttcagccAGGGCCGCTCCCTACCGTCCGACTTCAAcaaccgcgtcgttagttctgctttctccagaatggttaaagaagcgaagcaaatgggtctggtagtgaagtcactcattattccagTGCtcctatatggtacagaggcatggacgatgccgacatctgatgagtcggtatTACAAGCTTACGATAGAAAGGTTCTGaagaagatttatgatcctttgcgcattggcaacggcgaatgcCGCAGTCgttggaatgatgagctgtttgagatatacgatgacatcgacatagttcagcgaattaagagacagcggctaaaCTGTCTTTTTCAGGGATGGATCGAAGCTCAAGAGTAGGTTGATAGATGACTCTTCTGTCTGTAGCTCTCAATCAACTCATATTTCAGACCGCCAGTCTGCTGTAGTGCTTTTCAAATAGAAGTGGGCGCCATCAAGGTAGTATCAAATGTACTTCTTCGAAGTGCCGCTTCTTTTAGTGAGGTATGCATGCATTCACTCTGATAGTAGCGGTGTTATACAGGCTCGCTGATAGTGAACTCAAAACTAGTCAAGAGGTGCATAATCTCACTAGCAGTAGCATCAATCCTTCCATATTAAACTTGTCTGGATGCCTGGCCACAGTGGAATCGTCGGAAATTGTAAAGCCAATGTGCTTGCAGCAGGAAAGTGTCAGGATGTAAATGAATAGAGTTCCCCTGCTTTCGTGCATTCGGGTGCTGGATCTATGGGTCTGGCGAGAGCTAGGCAAACGTTGTTCAGCAAGTACCACTTATGGGGTTTCAGACATCTTCTGGCACAGAGTGCAACTTAAAAGTTCCATTTAACTGCTAGTTCTTAGCAGGACAAATATCGCCGGAATGGGAAGTCCTTTAACTCCGGTGAGgctaataattttagaaaactcAAGTTGTCAAAATTACAATGAGGAAGATGAGGTGCAGACATCTATACACTTTTTTCTCTACTTTCCAGTTTTCGCCAGACTAAGGTTGAAGCGTCGCCGTTTCCATACTTTCTACGAACCCGCTGAATTGACTGGAATGGATATTAATCGCCTCAATATAATCGTGGCCGGATCTAGGCGTTTGATCGGTATGTGACGGTATTTTCGATACATGCCTGGCAGTTCTGGACACCACAACAGACATGCGTATCTAACTGTCCAAGTTTGGATTATTCGTGATCTCACAAAAAATCAacttacagggtttgtccagaaagtaataggTCTGATTTTTTTCCGACGCGACTGTACTCGGTAGAggaaagaatgagcaaatccaaaggaaaaacgatgctcattgtcttttttgacatcaaaggcttCGTCCACCATGACTTTgatcctcctggacaaaccgtcaacgtcaagttttacgtggaagtcctcaagagactgaAACGAAAGGTAAATCGGCTCCAACAAAACATCGCTACCGATTGGatgttgcaccacgacaacgctctGGCTTACACTgtctttcttgtgaacaactACCTAACCAAGACCGGCATTCCACCATTCCGCAACCGCTCTACAGCCTAGCTGTGGACTCCGGACTTTTTTTCCTTGCCTGaatggcaagcattttgagactacggaggggatccaagcagcatgcacttcTGCTATCACGGTTATTCCGAAGAATGCCGTCCGtgcgccttcaatgcttggaaatcgcggcagagctgctttttattttatttaaagaattataactattggttcaataaacttttttaaattgactcagtcctattactctccggacaaaccctgtaaataCCTAACCCGCCATAACTTTATAAAGTTTGATATAACCTGgagctttaaaataaaatcaaaagccTTTGCAAACTAACCGTACTTCAGATAATTGAAGTTCATCAAAACTTCCCGTTATCTCGCTGTAAACATACTTCACATCTTCTACAAGTGTTTCTATTATCTTTGAGTACCTATGGGTGTACGACATTGTCGAACACACCGACACTATTTGACACATTGCaaacacaacaaacaatttACCTCAAGGTCCCACATTTGCCATACACATCCACTTGCACGTGCGCCTGCAGCGCCTTCACTAAGCGCTCCCGCCGCGAAGCCACCTTACAGTTGGACACAAACCAAGCGGCCATTTTACGCTTTCCTTCAATTAACGATAACAAATCCGCGTCGTTTTGCGTCCAAGCCACCTCCACCGCAGGCCATATTGGATCTAGCGCCGGCGCAATAATTTGACGCGTTGAAATCGTCCTCACCACATTGTAGCTCCACACGACGTCCGAGTCGAGGCGATAACTCAACGTGAGATTATAGAAATTCCTCTCGGCCTGGAAATTGTGCCAGGTATGCTCCGGCGATTCTAATTGTGCGAACACATACGACTGATTGGGCGCACGTTGTGGTGGTGTGCCGTTAAAAAGCGGAAATTTACGCGCCGTATGAAAAACGATCGCTGCATAATCGACGATGGCGGGCAAAAAGTCATGTTGATTGGTGAAAATGCAATGGACTTGTGCACACTGCGCGTGCAACGTGTCCTCCGGTAAGGTCCAGCGTTTGTCCTCGAAGAAGCCATTCCAGAAGAGCACAACGCTGCCGTGCGTCACCGGCAACTTCGACATGCGCATGGCTGTATTTCGTGCATTGTTGCGCGTAGAGATCACCAAAATGATGAGCGTCAGTAAGAATATGATGCAGATGATAGTGCGCAAAGCCACTTTTAGGCAGCGCGTATTACTGTACATTTGCTTGGATGTGTTGAAGGACATCACGCCCACTTTGTCGATATATATGCGTAGCACATAAGTAActgtagtttttttttggagttttgTAAATGACTGGTTTTGCACGGTGTAACAcgattgtttgttatttttattacttgaaCTATTTAAAAAGCTATTTAAATTGTTTCGTGCACCAATTTCAACGTGCTTAAGTATTTTTCTCGAACACGAACTCGAGGTATTGCTCACTGTTCGCTTTAGGCCGACTCGTTGGGGTTTGAGCTTCTGTTAGAATTCACCCACTACAATTAGACTTTGTATGCGCTCACggattttaatttgaaaaaaatatataaatatatacactactatgagtaaaaaatagtaagactttattcataattttaaaattctcaatttattcttcaaaatccatGTCGTCCACCTCATAGTAATCCACCTTGGCCTCAATATACTTGTGTCAACGTTTTTCCAATCAGTTCTTAAAGTTCAATTTccagaatagccttcaatgcgcgtagcgattcacgtttaatgtcttcaatttacTCAAAATGCTTTCCTCGGAGCAgacgtttgagtttgctgataagccagaagtcacacagaGCTAAATCCGGCGAATACTGTGGTTGCGGTCTGATATTCGTTGAAAGTTTCGCGAAAAAAATCATGAAGTATCAGTGTAATACTCGACGATGCATTTTCATGGGGCAAAAACCCATAGTTATCGGCACATAACCGGTATTGTAGCAACGCCCAAAAAGTAGATcaatagggacagcaaacgacgccatattttttcccgctcttttgacatttctcctcactaaagtttgccatttcatcatggaaagatatgcgatccaacaacgagtcgaaattattaaaatttaccaccgaaattcggagtcagtgatCTCAATTtcaagagcgctacgtccaatttatggtcgtcataatcgttctgtcagatcaacaattgagcgtctagtggaaaaatttgaattcacaggcacagtacaaaatgttcccgtgtcaGTAAGACAAAGAAATGTCTGGAGAATCGAGAATATTTCtaccgctagcgcatcaattgaggaaaacccaaatcagtctctcacacctcgttctcaagcgttgggcatctctatgacgtcgttgtggcgaattttgcgaaaagatcttgatctacatccttacaagatcataTTTATTGACCCAAAAATTGAAGCCGCTTGACAACCAGAATCgttgttcgtgaattgggctgagcaacaacttgaaaattatccaaattttcagcgaaaaatcatcttcaacgatgaggcatcatttctggctgaatggcttcgtcaataagcaaagtTAGGCATGCTGCAATTCACACGTActtcatgagtcaccattgcaacCTGACAAAGTTGCGGTTTGGTGCGGTTAATGGGTCGGCGGCATCATTggaccgtacttcttccgtgatgatcaagatcggcacgttactgtgtTCACATTCGCTACCGCTTAAt
This region includes:
- the LOC105224313 gene encoding alpha-(1,3)-fucosyltransferase C-like; translated protein: MSFNTSKQMYSNTRCLKVALRTIICIIFLLTLIILVISTRNNARNTAMRMSKLPVTHGSVVLFWNGFFEDKRWTLPEDTLHAQCAQVHCIFTNQHDFLPAIVDYAAIVFHTARKFPLFNGTPPQRAPNQSYVFAQLESPEHTWHNFQAERNFYNLTLSYRLDSDVVWSYNVVRTISTRQIIAPALDPIWPAVEVAWTQNDADLLSLIEGKRKMAAWFVSNCKVASRRERLVKALQAHVQVDVYGKCGTLRCERFNSSCDELLDKDYKFYLSFENSLCKDYVTEKFFNALQRHIVPVVYGGANYTRFAPPHSYIDAQDFKNASSLAAYLNYLSEHPYEYVKYFWWRRYYRVEANDGGLQMLPYCELCERIHSKPTVRRTQVYEDINAFWTDEVCTKKARIDF